Proteins co-encoded in one Arachis hypogaea cultivar Tifrunner chromosome 13, arahy.Tifrunner.gnm2.J5K5, whole genome shotgun sequence genomic window:
- the LOC112736552 gene encoding exonuclease V, chloroplastic, whose translation MAETSSEEELSVVNDNNHKSTNNIPIEIVSDEEMALIEAAFALASSSSARSLSLSASIRSSSSSPSPPSPLLHTNALSIKSITLLAKRRLSTETSNGNGNVNHPDIEDLLPKKTRLHDSFLHRYRRSRGLSVTDLTAAEWCEKQKEFSLTRGGRRTTKAMRAGIARHVELEEEVMKRVAVKIATKEDGWALKFLNFIHGVNQLLFTGLTRELPIIAYIGNVWMVGVIDEIQMPLTKEHHNPILIDTKTRVRDTLPSEAQRRNGRFQLMCYKYLWDNTIANDFPSGKFFTYFSLNPHHILAEDLQVTIAGSDFCVSASDKNLTLDDMLRYYTNTLKMLAPAHDQLLLRYEYQEDKSLLAEDKFEYDSEWLKNQIQSCLEFWHGQREASYAPEDERWKCRYCQFARDCEGYAESMTPKEDSNDDTCVTHGEDISSQISS comes from the exons ATGGCCGAGACATCCTCGGAGGAGGAGTTGAGTGTCGTGAACGACAACAACCATAAAAGTACAAATAATATCCCAATTGAGATCGTGAGTGATGAAGAAATGGCTCTCATTGAAGCTGCTTTTGCTTTAGCTTCTTCCTCTTCTGCtcgctctctttctctttctgctTCCATtcgatcttcttcttcttcaccttctcCTCCTTCTCCCCTTCTTCACACCAACGCTCTTTCCATCAAATCAATCACTCTTCTCGCCAAGCGAAGGTTATCAACTGAAACTAGCAATGGCAATGGCAATGTTAACCACCCTGATATTGAAGACCTCTTGCCCAAGAAAACAAGGCTCCATGATTCATTTCTCCACCGATATAGAAGGAGCCGAGGCTTGTCCGTCACTGATCTCACTGCCGCG GAATGGTGCGAGAAACAGAAGGAATTCTCTCTTACCCGCGGTGGCCGGAGGACCACCAAGGCAATGAGAGCTGGTATTGCTAGACATGTGGAGCTTGAAGAAGAG GTTATGAAACGGGTGGCGGTGAAGATCGCCACAAAAGAAGACGGTTGGGCCCTGAAGTTTCTTAATTTTATTCATGGTGTGAATCAATTATTGTTTACAGGGTTAACTCGCGAACTGCCAAT AATAGCATATATAGGCAATGTATGGATGGTGGGAGTGATTGATGAGATTCAGATGCCATTAACAAAAGAACATCATAATCCAATATTAATTGACACCAAAACTCGTGTTCGAGATACACTTCCTTCTGAAGCGCAACGAAGAAACGGAAG GTTTCAACTGATGTGTTACAAGTACTTGTGGGACAATACAATCGCCAATGATTTCCCTTCTGGAAAGTTTTTCACTTATTTTAGCTTAAACCCTCACCATATTCTTGCCGAAGATCTGCAAGTGACAATTGCTGGCTCCGATTTCTGTGTATCTGCAAGTGACAAGAATCTG ACCCTTGATGATATGCTGAGATATTACACAAACACCTTGAAGATGCTAGCCCCTGCTCATGATCAGCTTCTGTTAAG ATATGAGTATCAAGAAGATAAGTCATTGCTGGCGGAAGATAAATTTGAGTATGATTCTGAATGGTTAAAGAATCAGATTCAAAGTTGTCTTGAGTTTTGGCATGGACAACGAGAGGCAAGCTATGCACCTGAAGATGAGCGATGGAAATGTCGATACTGTCAATTCGCCAGAGACTGCGAAGGATATGCTGAGAGTATGACACCAAAGGAAGATTCAAATGATGATACCTGCGTCACTCACGGAGAAGACATTTCTTCTCAAATCAGCTCATAA
- the LOC112736551 gene encoding tRNA ligase 1 → MSAPQRLLCTLSSRTFLLLPFSHPYRTLASPPSPFSLIPMPRNQRRGQQWKEKPKREGELSAAAAAGGGAITSSASAGTVTNGLAGLRIAESGAAKTSVGAGVQDRKVIWKPKSYGTASGVATAEAEMAGKGAADADAAAAAAGAEAVVASPKTSGSPSLSKLFSGNLLEKFTVDNSTYSQAQIRATFYPKFENEKSDQEIRIRMIEMVAKGLATLEVSLKHSGSLFMYAGHEGGAYAKNSFGNIYTAVGVFVLGRMFREAWGAAASKKQAEFNDFLERNHMCISMELVTAVLGDHGQRPREDYAVVTAVTELGNGKPRFYSTPEIIAFCRKWRLPTNHVWLFSTRKSASSFFAAYDALCEEGTATPVCKALDEIADISVPGSKDHIKAQGEILEGLVARLVSHDSPNHMKKILKEYPFPPADGDALDLGPSLREICAANRSDEKQQIKALLEGVGSSFCPDYSDWFGIGATDSHSRNADRSVLSKFLQTNPADYSTKKLQEVVRLMREKRFPAAFKCYHNFHKVDDISSDNLFYKMVIHVHSDSAFRRYQKEMRHKPGLWPLYRGFFVDINLFKANKERTTEISKNNSTSESASDSSEKEELADEDANLMVKLKFLTYKLRTFLIRNGLSILFKEGPGAYKAYYLRQMKIWGTSPGKQRELSKMLDEWAVFIRRKYGNKQLSSSTYLSEAEPFLEQFGRRSPLNQALIGSAGNLVRTEDFLAIVEEGQDEEGDLAAERESVSPGPSIPVQDTVPKADGLIVFFPGIPGCAKSALCKELLKAKEGLGDERPMHSLMGDMIKGKYWQKVAEERRRKPKSIMLADKNAPNEEVWRLIEDMCRRTRASAVPIVPDSEGTDTNPFSLDALAVFMFRVLQRVNHPGNLDKASPNAGYVLLMFYHLYEGKSRKEFESELIERFGSLVKMPLLKPDRTPLPEALHSVLEEGIDLYKLHTKRHGRLESTKGSYAQEWTKWEKQLRDILSGNADYLNSVQVPFEFAVQQVQEELQKVAKGDYIPPVTEERKLGTIIFAALSLPVTEIHAVLNNLAKKDPKIEAFLKDKKLENLNRAHLTLAHKRSHGIKAVADYGLFLHKKVPVELTALLYSDKMAAFEAFPGSVEGEKIDSKNEWPHVTVWTAEGVSAKEANMLPHLLADGKANRIVFNPPINISSTMEFF, encoded by the exons ATGTCGGCACCGCAGAGGCTTCTCTGCACTCTCTCTTCCAGAACCTTCCTCTTACTTCCATTTTCCCATCCCTACAGAACTCTcgcttctcctccttctcctttcTCACTCATCCCAATGCCTCGCAATCAG CGGAGGGGACAACAATGGAAGGAGAAACCGAAACGCGAAGGGGAATTATCGGCTGCGGCTGCGGCTGGGGGAGGTGCAATTACTTCTTCTGCTTCAGCTGGAACAGTTACTAACGGCCTTGCCGGATTGCGTATTGCTGAAAGCGGGGCGGCGAAAACCAGTGTTGGAGCTGGTGTCCAAGATAGGAAGGTGATTTGGAAACCGAAATCTTATGGAACTGCGAGTGGAGTCGCAACTGCCGAAGCTGAAATGGCTGGTAAAGGTGCAGCTGATGCtgatgctgctgctgctgctgcaggGGCTGAAGCTGTTGTGGCTTCGCCCAAAACGAGTGGTAGTCCCAGTTTGAGCAAGTTGTTTAGCGGTAATTTGTTGGAGAAATTTACTGTGGACAACTCCACATACTCGCAGGCGCAAATCAGAGCTACTTTCTACCCAAAATTCGAGAATGAGAAGTCAGATCAAGAG ATAAGGATAAGAATGATTGAGATGGTAGCTAAAGGTTTGGCTACGTTAGAG GTTTCTCTCAAACACTCTGGTTCTCTTTTTATGTATGCGGGTCATGAAGGTGGAGCTTATGCGAAAAATAGTTTTGGAAATAT ATATACTGCTGTTGGTGTATTTGTACTTGGGCGGATGTTTCGCGAGGCTTGGGGAGCTGCGGCTTCTAAAAAACAAGCTGAATTTAATGATTTTCTTGAG AGAAACCACATGTGCATATCAATGGAACTTGTAACTGCTGTTCTTGGTGATCATGGACAGCGTCCCCGAGAAGATTATG CGGTAGTTACAGCAGTTACTGAATTGGGCAATGGAAAGCCAAGGTTCTATTCAACTCCTGAAATAATTGCTTTCTGCAGAAAATGGCGCCTACCTACAAATCATGTGTGGCTGTTTTCAACAAG GAAATCAGCATCATCCTTCTTTGCTGCCTATGATGCTTTATGTGAGGAGGGTACTGCAACACCGGTATGCAAGGCTCTTGATGAAATTGCAGATATATCTGTACCAG GTTCAAAAGACCATATAAAGGCCCAAGGTGAAATTCTGGAGGGTCTCGTAGCTCGTCTTGTGAGTCATGATAGTCCAAATCATatgaagaaaattttgaaagaatacCCTTTTCCACCTGCTGATGGAG ATGCCCTTGATTTGGGACCAAGTCTAAGGGAAATTTGTGCTGCAAATAGGTCTGATGAAAAACAG CAAATAAAAGCTCTTCTTGAGGGTGTTGGTAGTTCTTTTTGTCCCGACTACTCGGATTGGTTTGGGATCGGTGCTACTGATTCTCATTCAAGAAATGCAGACCGATCTGTTCTTTCAAAGTTTTTGCAAACCAATCCTGCAGACTATTCAACTAAAAAGTTGCAG GAAGTTGTCCggttgatgagggaaaaacgctTCCCCGCTGCATTCAAATGTTATCATAACTTCCATAAAGTTGATGACATATCAAGTGACAATCTTTTCTACAAAATGGTCATTCATGTACACAGTGACTCAGCTTTCAGGAGATACCAGAAAGAAATGAG GCATAAACCTGGATTATGGCCACTATATCGAG GATTCTTTGTTGATATCAATTTATTCAAGGCAAACAAGGAGAGAACCACTGAAATTTCAAAGAATAATAGTACAAGTGAAAGTGCTAGTGATAGCTCTGAGAAAGAAGAATTAGCTGATGAAGATGCAAACTTAATGGTCAAATTGAAATTTCTTACGTATAAG TTGCGAACATTTCTCATTCGAAATGGCTTGTCAATTCTGTTTAAAGAAGGTCCAGGTGCTTACAAGGCTTATTACCTAAG ACAAATGAAAATATGGGGAACCTCCCCAGGAAAGCAGAGAGAACTTAGCAAGATGCTTGATGAATG GGCTGTCTTTATAAGAAGGAAGTATGGAAATAAGCAACTATCATCATCAACTTATCTTAGTGAAGCTGAACCTTTCCTTGAACAATTCGGAAGACGAAGTCCTCTGAACCAGGCTCTAATAGGCTCTGCGGGTAATTTAGTTAGGACTGAAGATTTCTTGGCCATTGTTGAGGAAGGCCAGGACGAAGAAGGTGATCTTGCAGCAGAGCGGGAGTCAGTGTCACCTGGGCCTAGTATCCCAGTTCAAGACACGGTCCCAAAAGCTGATGGGCTGATTGTATTCTTTCCTG GAATACCTGGTTGTGCTAAGTCTGCCCTTTGCAAAGAATTGCTAAAGGCTAAAGAAGGATTAGGAGATGAGCGGCCAATGCATAGTCTCATGGGTGATATGATAAAAG GAAAATATTGGCAGAAAGTGGCTGAAGAACGCAGAAGGAAACCAAAGTCTATAATGCTTGCTGACAAGAATGCCCCAAATGAAGAAGTTTGGAGATTG ATAGAAGACATGTGTCGCAGAACCAGGGCATCTGCTGTTCCCATTGTGCCGGATTCCGAAG GAACTGATACAAATCCATTTTCCCTTGATGCATTAGCTGTTTTCATGTTTCGTGTGCTTCAACGAGTCAATCATCCA GGAAATCTGGACAAGGCATCTCCAAATGCTGGCTATGTGCTTCTAATGTTTTATCACCTCTATGAGGGCAAG AGCCGTAAAGAATTTGAGAGTGAATTAATTGAGCGTTTTGGGTCGCTTGTCAAGATGCCACTGTTGAAGCCGGATAG GACTCCCCTTCCCGAGGCTTTGCACTCTGTCCTGGAGGAAGGAATTGATCTATATAAGCTTCACACTAAAAGACATGGAAG ATTAGAATCTACCAAGGGGTCTTATGCACAGGAATGGACAAAATGGGAGAAACAACTACGAGACATCCTTTCTGGGAATGCTGACTATTTGAATTCAGTTCAG GTTCCGTTTGAGTTTGCTGTCCAGCAAGTTCAGGAAGAATTACAGAAGGTTGCCAAGGGTGATTACATACCGCCAGTTACCGAGGAGAGGAAACTTGGAACCATCATTTTTGCTGCCCTCAGTCTACCAGTTACAGAAATTCATGCTGTTCTTAACAAT TTAGCCAAGAAGGATCCCAAGATTGAAGCTTTCCTTAAAGACAAGAAATTAGAGAATCTTAATCGTGCTCATTTGACTCTTGCCCACAAGAGAAGTCACGGCATCAAAGCTGTAGCTGACTATGGCCTTTTCCTGCATAAGAAGGTACCAGTGGAGCTTACAGCACTACTCTACTCTGATAAGATGGCTGCATTTGAAGCATTTCCGGGGTCAGTTGAAGGTGAGAAGATAGATTCCAAGAATGAGTGGCCTCATGTTACCGTATGGACTGCTGAAGGCGTTTCTGCCAAAGAGGCCAACATGTTGCCACATTTGCTTGCAGATGGGAAAGCAAATAGGATTGTCTTCAATCCTCCCATCAATATATCCAGCACAATGGAGTTCTTTTGA
- the LOC112736553 gene encoding uncharacterized protein isoform X2: protein MNRNNNSSGFVVGGGGGGDGEWVRVKEGVTEFMKGVAEMTVELGKGCRDIVKQSLVNEESYLVKNFGRDSYFGKRVGGTCSKVCGKLSFFNEYLPEDKDPLHAWSVIFFVSLLAFTEHDPSSPSTKEVKEVFLHPPSAARIVLPDGRYLAYKEQGIPANRARFSMIAPHTFLSSRLAGIPGVKGSLLEEFGICLLTYDLPGFGESDPHPNRNLETSAADMLFLADSLGLKKFWVVGYSSGSMHAWAALRYIPDRLAGAAMFAPMVNPYDRLMTREERRRAWDKWTRKRKFMYFLARRCPRFLAFFYRRSFLSGKHGQIDKWLSLSLGKRDKALMEDPIYEEFWQRDVEESIRQGNAKPFLEEAALQVSNWGFSLLDLKLQKKKRSGSADLLIWLKSMFIEVQEEYTGFLGPIHIWQGMDDKVVPPSMTDFVHRILPGAAVHKLPYEGHFTYIYFCDECHRQIFTTLFGTPQGPLTISSEQDENETTTLDEKNVEQQPEEVVANHGEL, encoded by the exons ACGGAGTTCATGAAAGGTGTGGCGGAAATGACGGTGGAGCTCGGCAAAGGTTGCAGGGACATTGTGAAACAAAGCCTCGTCAACGAAGAATCTTACCTGGTCAAGAATTTCGGTAGGGATTCATACTTTGGGAAAAGAGTTGGTGGAACTTGTTCCAAGGTGTGTGGAAAATTGAGCTTCTTCAATGAGTATTTACCTGAAGATAAGGATCCACTTCATGCTTGGTCCGttattttctttgtttccttacttgcctTTACAG agCATGATCCATCATCCCCTTCGACAAAGGAAGTCAAGGAAGTATTTCTGCATCCTCCTAGTGCTGCTCGCATAGTGCTTCCAGATGGAAGATATTTGGCGTATAAGGAGCAAGGCATTCCTGCTAACAGAGCTAGATTTTCAATGATTGCTCCTCATACTTTTCTTTCCTCTCGGCTTGCAG gAATTCCTGGAGTTAAGGGTTCACTGCTTGAAGAGTTCGGCATTTGCTTGCTGACATATGATCTCCCTGGGTTTGGGGAGAGTGATCCACATCCCAATCGAAATCTTGAAACTTCAGCGGCAGATATGTTATTTCTAGCAGACTCGCTCGGCCTTAAAAAGTTTTGGGTTGTTGGCTACTCAAGTGGAAGTATGCATGCTTGGGCTGCACTTAGATACATTCCTGATAGACTAGCAG GTGCGGCCATGTTTGCTCCCATGGTAAACCCATATGATCGTCTCATGACAAGGGAAGAGAGACGAAGAGCCTGGGACAAAtggacaagaaaaagaaaattcatgTATTTTTTAGCTCGGAGGTGTCCTAGGTTTCTCGCTTTCTTCTATCGGCGAAGCTTCTTGTCAGGAAAGCATGGTCAGATTGATAAGTGGCTGTCATTGTCTCTGGGAAAGAGG GATAAAGCACTGATGGAAGATCCAATCTATGAGGAATTCTGGCAAAGGGATGTGGAAGAATCAATCAGGCAAGGAAATGCAAAACCCTTTTTGGAGGAAGCTGCTCTGCAGGTCTCAAACTGGGGTTTCAGCCTGTTGGACCTCAAGTTGCAGAAGAAAAAACGGAGCGGAAGTGCTGATTTGCTCATTTGGCTGAAGTCAATGTTCATTGAAGTTCAGGAGGAATACACGGGTTTTCTTGGCCCAATACATATATGGCAA GGAATGGATGATAAAGTGGTTCCTCCATCAATGACTGATTTCGTGCACCGAATACTACCTGGAGCTGCAGTGCATAAGCTACCATATGAAGGACATTTCACATATATCTACTTTTGTGATGAATGCCATAGACAGATATTTACAACACTTTTTGGAACCCCACAAGGTCCACTCACTATTTCCTCAGAACAAGATGAAAATGAAACTACCACCCTAGATGAAAAAAATGTTGAACAACAGCCAGAAGAAGTAGTAGCAAACCATGGTGAACTTTGA
- the LOC112736553 gene encoding uncharacterized protein isoform X1: protein MNRNNNSSGFVVGGGGGGDGEWVRVKEGVTEFMKGVAEMTVELGKGCRDIVKQSLVNEESYLVKNFGRDSYFGKRVGGTCSKVCGKLSFFNEYLPEDKDPLHAWSVIFFVSLLAFTAIYLNLEHDPSSPSTKEVKEVFLHPPSAARIVLPDGRYLAYKEQGIPANRARFSMIAPHTFLSSRLAGIPGVKGSLLEEFGICLLTYDLPGFGESDPHPNRNLETSAADMLFLADSLGLKKFWVVGYSSGSMHAWAALRYIPDRLAGAAMFAPMVNPYDRLMTREERRRAWDKWTRKRKFMYFLARRCPRFLAFFYRRSFLSGKHGQIDKWLSLSLGKRDKALMEDPIYEEFWQRDVEESIRQGNAKPFLEEAALQVSNWGFSLLDLKLQKKKRSGSADLLIWLKSMFIEVQEEYTGFLGPIHIWQGMDDKVVPPSMTDFVHRILPGAAVHKLPYEGHFTYIYFCDECHRQIFTTLFGTPQGPLTISSEQDENETTTLDEKNVEQQPEEVVANHGEL from the exons ACGGAGTTCATGAAAGGTGTGGCGGAAATGACGGTGGAGCTCGGCAAAGGTTGCAGGGACATTGTGAAACAAAGCCTCGTCAACGAAGAATCTTACCTGGTCAAGAATTTCGGTAGGGATTCATACTTTGGGAAAAGAGTTGGTGGAACTTGTTCCAAGGTGTGTGGAAAATTGAGCTTCTTCAATGAGTATTTACCTGAAGATAAGGATCCACTTCATGCTTGGTCCGttattttctttgtttccttacttgcctTTACAG ctatatatttaaatttagagCATGATCCATCATCCCCTTCGACAAAGGAAGTCAAGGAAGTATTTCTGCATCCTCCTAGTGCTGCTCGCATAGTGCTTCCAGATGGAAGATATTTGGCGTATAAGGAGCAAGGCATTCCTGCTAACAGAGCTAGATTTTCAATGATTGCTCCTCATACTTTTCTTTCCTCTCGGCTTGCAG gAATTCCTGGAGTTAAGGGTTCACTGCTTGAAGAGTTCGGCATTTGCTTGCTGACATATGATCTCCCTGGGTTTGGGGAGAGTGATCCACATCCCAATCGAAATCTTGAAACTTCAGCGGCAGATATGTTATTTCTAGCAGACTCGCTCGGCCTTAAAAAGTTTTGGGTTGTTGGCTACTCAAGTGGAAGTATGCATGCTTGGGCTGCACTTAGATACATTCCTGATAGACTAGCAG GTGCGGCCATGTTTGCTCCCATGGTAAACCCATATGATCGTCTCATGACAAGGGAAGAGAGACGAAGAGCCTGGGACAAAtggacaagaaaaagaaaattcatgTATTTTTTAGCTCGGAGGTGTCCTAGGTTTCTCGCTTTCTTCTATCGGCGAAGCTTCTTGTCAGGAAAGCATGGTCAGATTGATAAGTGGCTGTCATTGTCTCTGGGAAAGAGG GATAAAGCACTGATGGAAGATCCAATCTATGAGGAATTCTGGCAAAGGGATGTGGAAGAATCAATCAGGCAAGGAAATGCAAAACCCTTTTTGGAGGAAGCTGCTCTGCAGGTCTCAAACTGGGGTTTCAGCCTGTTGGACCTCAAGTTGCAGAAGAAAAAACGGAGCGGAAGTGCTGATTTGCTCATTTGGCTGAAGTCAATGTTCATTGAAGTTCAGGAGGAATACACGGGTTTTCTTGGCCCAATACATATATGGCAA GGAATGGATGATAAAGTGGTTCCTCCATCAATGACTGATTTCGTGCACCGAATACTACCTGGAGCTGCAGTGCATAAGCTACCATATGAAGGACATTTCACATATATCTACTTTTGTGATGAATGCCATAGACAGATATTTACAACACTTTTTGGAACCCCACAAGGTCCACTCACTATTTCCTCAGAACAAGATGAAAATGAAACTACCACCCTAGATGAAAAAAATGTTGAACAACAGCCAGAAGAAGTAGTAGCAAACCATGGTGAACTTTGA